GAACTCCGCTATCCATGATGCAAGGCTACAGTGAAGCCCTTTTGGACGGTATGGCAACCTCACCGGAAGAGAGCGAAGAACTGATCCAGGTCATTCATGATGAGTCTCTACGGATGGGCAGACTGGTTAAAGACTTGCTTGATCTTGCGCGGATGGAAGCTGGACACACGGATATGGTGATGAAGGAAGTTGACCTCGGAGAACTACTTGAACGTGTATATCGGAAGTTCTCGGTGCGTTCAAAAGAACAGGGAATTCAACTGCAATTTAAGTTCGAACAACCAGCCATTGAACTTCAACAAGCAGATGAGGATCGACTTGAGCAAGTATTTACGAATTTGCTGGATAATGCGTTCAGACATACACCTACTGGCAAAAATGTAATGATCTCAGCAGAGCGGGTCACTTATCTTCGTGCTCCATTTGTCAGAGTTTCTGTGAAGGATCAGGGTGTAGGTATCCCTTCATCCGACTTGCCATTTATTTTCGAACGATTCTACAAAGCAGACAAGGCTCGTGTTCGGGGAGAAAGTGTAGGTACAGGGCTTGGTTTAGCGATTGTGAAAAATATTGTTGATGCGCATCAAGGCATGATTACCGTCAATAGTGTGCTTGGCGAAGGAACAGAGTTTATTTTGCAATTTCCTTTGGATTCATCGAAATAGCCTGAATTTCATACAAAAAGTGCGGAAACACCCTCTTAAGGAGGGTGTTTTTTTGTTGAAGACTACCGTTTAATCTTGTTCAACGTGGAACATGAATGGTCTTTTTTTGACTAAAAAGAGTGTCCAAGATAATTTTCCTTCCTATGTTACATAAGCTTGAAAAGCAAGCAAGATAGAGGAGGATTGAGATAAGCATGTCCGATGATCGAAAAAGGGTCAATATTAAAGCTTTTCTGGACGGCAGATCTTTTAGAGCGGGCTCTCCGTTTATTCCAATAACTACAAGAGAACTGGAGGAGTTTGAATCCATACTGCGTTCTTTGGCTGTGGCTATTCCTGCTGCAATCAGTCAGCCGACTTCAGCCAGTATACTGTCTTTGCAGAACGCATTACGCCAGTTACTTACTTTTGTGAATCAATCCGGATTTCGTGCCGGGGTAAAGGCAGAATTACAAGCCGTATTGGAATTAACGATTGCAGGGTCAGAGGTTGTCCCTGTTCCTCTTATTAATCTCGCAGGTAACTTGCAGAACTTACTGGATGACTTGTTAAGTGTGACGCTGCTTCTGGAAGTACCACCTGCAGAAAAAGATAAACTTGTGGGATTAATTCGATCGATCTCCATATCGCTAAGCCGGGCGACGACTACTCTTGGAACTGGAGGGATTACCGGACCAGCTGGTCCACAAGGAGTGCCAGGAGTTCCGGGGGTGCCCGGTGTCCCGGGAGTCCCTGGGGTGAAAGGGGCTACTGGAACACCTGGAGGAATTGGACCAGTAGGACCGGTTGGCCCAGTTGGTCCACAGGGTCCGGCAGGAGCACCTGGTGTTGGCTTGAACAATATTACTGCATATGATCCTGCACTGGGACCAACTTATGCTCAGGGTCAAGTAGTAAGCTACGATGGTAGTCTTTATGTTGCCAATGTAAACGGTCCCTTGGGTACACCCGGAAGTTCTCCAGACTACACTCTTTTGCTGTCGGGTGGAACGACTGGAGTAACGGGAGCAACCGGAGCTGGTTTGACAGGAGCTGTGGCATTTAATCCAGCGCTCGCCCCGAGTTATCCAGCAGGTCAAGTAATTACGTATAACGGTAGTACTTACATTACGAGTGTAGCTGGTCCTCTAGGAACACCAGGATCTTCATCGGATTACACATTAATCGCTGCTGCGGGGGCGACTGGTGTAACTGGAGCCACAGGTGCAGGATTAAGTGGCATCGTGCCATTCGATCCCGCATTAGCACCAACATATCCAGCTGGACAGATCGTCACGTTTGGTGGCAGTACTTACATTACAAATGTCGCTTCGCCAACGGGTACACCAGGAAGTTCTCAAGATTATACGTTGTTAGCAGGATCGGGAGTTACAGGTGCGACCGGAGCTACGGGCATCGGTCTCAATGGTGTAGTTCCGTTTGACCCTGCAGTAGCTCCAACGTACCCAGCCGGTCAGGTCGTTACCTTTAATGGCAGTACGTATATAACGACTGTGGCTTCTCCTACGGGTACGCCAGGTACTTCGCCAGACTATACATTGCTTGCAGGTGCAGGACCTACAGGAGCCACAGGTGCATCAGGAGTAACGGGAGCGACAGGGGTAGGTTTAAGTGGTATCGTGCCATTCGATCCAGCTGTAGCCCCAACGTATCCATCGGGTCAGGTCGTAACGTTTAACGGCAGTACGTATATAACTAATGTGGCATCACCAACGGGAACGCCGGGCACCTCACCAGATTACACGTTGCTTGCGGGCGCAGGGGCAACGGGAGTTACAGGAGCAACCGGCATTGGAGTAACGGGAAGTACCGGAGTGACAGGAGCGACTGGTCTTACAGGGTTGACTGGGGCGACGGGAATTACAGGATCCACGGGATTAAGCGTAACGGGATCAACAGGAGTAACTGGAGGAACTGGAGGAACTGGGGCAACTGGTGAAACAGGAGCGACAGGCGTAGGTTTAAGTGGCATTGTACCTTTCGATCCAGCCATAGCCCCAACGTATCCAGCAGGGCAGGTAGTAACGTTCAACGGCAGTACGTATATTGCGAATGTAGCATCGCCAACGGGAACGCCGGAGACTTCACCGGATTACACATTGCTTGCGGGCGCAGGAGCAACGGGAGTTACAGGAGCAACCGGCATTGGAGTAACGGGAAGTACCGGAGCTACAGGAGTATCCGGCGTAACAGGAGCGACAGGTGTAGGTTTAAGTGGTATCGTACCATTTGATCCAGCCGTAGCCCCAACGTATCCAGCAGGTCAAGTCGTAACGTTTAACGGTAGTACGTATATTGCAAATGTGGCATCTCCAACTGGAACGCCGGGCACATCGCCGGATTACACGTTGCTTGCTGGTGCGGGAGCAACGGGTGTGACGGGGGCAACTGGAGTTGGAGTGACAGGAAGTACTGGTGAAACAGGAGCATCGGGCGTAACAGGAGCGACAGGTGTAGGTTTAAGTGGCATTGTACCATTCGATCCAGCCGTAGCCCCGACATATCCAGCGGGTCAAGTTGTAACGTTCAACGGCAGTACGTATATTGCGAATGTGGCATCACCAACCGGAACGCCGGGCGCATCCCCGGATTACACGTTGCTTGCTGGCGCGGGAGCAACGGGTGTTACAGGAGCAACCGGCGTTGGAGTTACAGGAGCTACAGGAGCATCAGGGGTAACGGGAGCGACAGGTGTAGGTTTGAGTGGTATCGTGCCATTCGATCCAGCTGTAGCCCCGACGTATCCAGCGGGTCAAGTTGTAACGTTCAACGGCAGTACGTATATTGCGAATGTCGCATCACCAACGGGAACGCCGGGCACATCCCCGGATTACACGTTGCTTGCTGGCGCGGGAGCAACGGGTGTTACAGGAGCAACCGGCGTTGGAGTTACAGGAGCATCAGGGGTAACGGGAGCGACAGGTGTAGGTTTGAGTGGTATCGTGCCATTTGATCCAGCCGTAGCCCCGACGTATCCAGCGGGTCAAGTTGTAACGTTCAACGGCAGTACGTATATTGCAAATGTGGCATCGCCAACCGGAACGCCGGGGACTTCACCAGATTACACGTTGATCGCTGGAGCAGGAGCGACAGGTGTGACCGGTGCAACTGGAGTTGGAGTAACAGGAAGTACCGGAGCTACAGGAGTATCCGGCGTAACAGGAGCGACTGGCCTTACAGGGTTAACCGGGGCGACTGGAATTACAGGAGCCACGGGATTAAGCGTAACGGGATCAACAGGAGCAACTGGAGGAACTGGGGCAACTGGTGAAACAGGAGCGACTGGTCTTGCAGGGTTAACTGGGGCGACTGGGATTACAGGAGCCACGGGGCTAAGCGTAACGGGATCAACAGGAGTAACTGGAGGAACCGGGGCAACTGGTGAAACAGGAGCGACTGGTCTTGTAGGGTTGACTGGGGCGACGGGAATCACAGGAGCCACAGGAGTAAGTGTAACAGGTAGTACTGGAGCTACAGGGGAAACAGGAGCAACAGGCGTAACGGGATTGACTGGCGCAACGGGAGTCGGCCTAACTGGAAGTACCGGAGCAACTGGTGTTACGGGGGAAACCGGAGCGACAGGTATAACGGGAGCCACGGGAGTCGGCCTAACGGGAAGTACCGGAGTTACTGGTGCGACTGGTGAAACCGGAGCGACAGGTGTAACAGGAGCCATAGGAGTCGGCGTAACGGGAAGCACCGGAGCAACTGGTATCACTGGTGAAACCGGAGCGACAGGTATAACCGGAGCCACGGGAGTCGGCGTAACGGGAAGTACTGGAGTAACTGGTGTCACGGGTGAAACCGGAGCGACAGGTATAACCGGAGCCACAGGAGTCGGCGTAACCGGAAGTACCGGAGTAACTGGTGCGACTGGGGAAACAGGAGCCACAGGTATAACGGGAGCAACGGGAGTGGGCGTAACGGGAAGTACCGGGGCAACTGGTGCGACTGGTGAAACAGGAACCACAGGTATAACGGGAGCAACGGGAGTGGGCGTAACGGGAAGTACTGGAGCAACTGGTGCGACTGGGGAAACAGGAGCCACAGGTACAACCGGAGCAACGGGAAGTACCGGGGAAACTGGTGTCACTGGTGAAACAGGAGCCACAGGTATAACCGGAGCCACGGGAGTCGGCATAACGGGAAGTACTGGAGCAACTGGTGTTACGGGGGAAACCGGAGCGACAGGTATAACCGGAGCCACAGGATTCGGCATAACGGGAAGTACCGGAGCAACTGGTGCCACTGGTGAAACAGGAGCGACAGGTATAACGGGAGCAACGGGAAGTACTGGAGCAACTGGTGTTACGGGGGAAACCGGAGTCACAGGTATAACAGGAGCAACAGGAGTCGGCGTAACCGGAAGTACCGGAAGTACAGGAGTTACCGGTGCAACCGGAACATCTGTAACATCTAACTCGGCTTTTGCTGAGAACACTAATGGTACGATTGTTGTAATATTGGGTGGTACACTCGTTCCATTACCGAATAACCAAAATATTGGCACAGGTATAACCGTCAATGGGACAAATGACACCTTCACGCTGACCAACGCAGGTCGTTACTATATCTCATACAAAATAAATCTGACAGCTGCGCTTGCTATCCAATCTCGGGTTTTACTTAACGGTGCAGTAATTCCAGCGAGTGTAGTATCTCCAGTACTTTCTCTCAGTCAGCTGCAGTCTGACTTTATGGTCACCGTTACCGCTGGTTCAACAATACAGTTACAATTATTCGGGCTTGTTGGCGCAGCCGTTCTTTCTCCTCCGGGGGCTACACTAAACATTATTCAGTTAAGTTAAATTTTGTTTGCAAGCCTGATCACCGATATTTCAGCGGGTACAGTCATACAATTTCGTTACGACAAAAAAGACGGGAACCACTAGGGTCCCGTCTTTCCTTTTACATATAGAAATATATTTGATTATTCCAGAACAATTTCAACAGCAGTATTAATTTCAGGCAACGCAGCAAGCTGCACAAGCACATCTTTTGGAACAGCTTTATCTACGGTCAGGATCATGATCGCGGCACCACCAATAATTTTACGTCCAACTTGCATGGATGCGATGTTGACATCGTTTTGTCCAAGCAGGGTTCCAACACGTCCGATAATACCTGGTTTATCGTTGTGAGAGATTAAAATTTGATGACTTTCCGGAGCGATATCTACCGGGAATTTGTCCAGACGAACGATACGCTCTCCATAACCTGCAAGCAATGTACCCGCTACACGACGTTCCTCAGCATCCTGAGTTGTAACCAATGTTACGGTAATCAGGTTAGTAAATCCTTTAGTTGCTGAAGTTTGGCTTACAACCACATTCAGATCACGGATTTTGGCCAGATGCATGGAGTTGACGATGTTGGCTTCCCCACCCAAATGTCTGGCGAGAATCCCTTTCACAATGTAACGTGTGAGAGGAGAAGTATCTACTTCAGAAAGTTCACCAGCATAGTCGATCCGAATCTCCTGCACTGCATTTTGTGTAATCTGTGCTGCAAAACTACCCAACGTTTCACCCAGTTTGAAATACGGCTGCAATTTGTTCATCACGGTTGGTGCAACAGCCGGCATGTTAACTGCGTTCTTGAACGGTTCGTTACGCAAAATGTGAAGCACCTGTTCCGACACATCGATAGCCACGTTCTCTTGTGCTTCTACTGTGGACGCACCAAGGTGAGGCGTAACGATAATGCTTGGGTGATTCAGGAACGGGTGATCAGCGGCTGGCGGCTCGCTTTCGAATACGTCAAATGCTGCTCCGGCAACAATACCTTGATCAATGGCTTCGACAAGTGCCATCTCGTCAACTACACCACCACGAGCACAGTTAATGATACGCATGCCTTTTTTCATCACTTCGAATTGTGGACGTGAAATCATATGCCGTGTTTCCGGTGTTAATGGCGTGTGAACGGTCATGAAGTCCGCATTGCGAATGATATCATCTACACTAGCAAGTTTCACTTGCAGCTTCTCGGCACGCTCCTCCGTGAGGAACGGGTCGTAAGCAAGAATGTCCATTCCGAATGCTTTGGCGCGCTTGGCAACTTCACTACCGATCCGTCCCATACCCAGTACACCGAGCGTTTTATTTCTTAATTCCACACCCAGGAAGGTTTTACGATCCCACGTACCCTGAATTGTCTTAGCGTATGCCTGAGGAATGTGTCGTGCCAATGCCATCATCATGGCAAACGTGTGCTCACAGGTTGTGATGGTATTGCCGTCAGGTGCATTAATAACGATGATACCGCGCTGTGTAGCAGCTTCCAGATCAATGTTATCTACACCAACACCTGCACGTCCGATCACCTTAAGGTTGGTACCAGCCGTCATAATACGATCTGTAACACGAGTCTGACTGCGAACCAAGAGGGCATCATAATCACCAATAATGGCAACAAGTTCATCTTCACTAAGACCGGTTTTCTTCTCAACAACAACATCATTTGCATCCACCAGTTGCTGGATCCCCAGATCACTGATTGGGTCCGACACTAACACTTTGTACATGGTTTCTTCCTCCTTAGGTATGTGTATCTATATCGTCAAGGTCTGACCTCAGCGAAGAGGTATTCCTTAAAACCAGGTTGATTCTTCCGCCCAACAACGCGGTGTCGCAACAGAGGGGGAAGGTGAAGCAAATAGAGTGATCCCACAGATATCCTTTAAAATAAATCAAAAAACTCTCAATCCACATACTGCTTGCGCAATAAGGGACGAGAGTTGTCGTGGTACCACCCTAATTCACCGCCGTTTCGCAACGACAGTCTTAGCGGTCAATGAAGACCGAAGAGGATAACGGGTCTAAACCGATTGCACCTACTCCAATTTCAATGCAATAACTCAGGAGCGCTCAAGACCATTTGCCTGCCACCGATTCACACCTACCATCGGCTCTCTGTAAGACGAAGCAACGTCTTTTTTCCATCATCGTGTTTAACGTGACTAATTTTTTCATAATGTATCATGGCTGACATGAGCATGTCAATAGGCTTAAATGTTTTAAATTGTTTTGCAGATGTCTTTAGATTCACACTTAAACAGAGTCACCATAAGTAATACAAAAGTTAATATACCTGCCACAAGAAGATGGAAAGTAGGCTGTTTGATGAACTGAATTTTACTGCTTTAATGAAGTAATGGCATGGACATAAAAGCAGGACTTGGGGCAGGTCTTGAACCTAATTGGTTTTTTGGCTATCATTTAGTATACTATCCGATTGGACAACGTAATTGTTATCCATCAAATTTAACTCAAGAGGACAGACGCATCCGATGAAAAAATTCAAGTTTCCCAAGTTCAAGATTCAGAAGGCTGAGCCACAGCAGCTTACCGAGCGTTTGCTTTTAATCAATCTATACTTTACACAAGGTCTGACACTGATTATCGGAGTTGTGTGGATATTATTGCAGAAACGAAACTTGTTAGATGTACTCGCATGGCCTGACAATTACCAATTTATATGGTGGGGTCTTGGTCTTGCAGGAATTATGCTTGTTATGGACTTGGTACTGTCGTATGTTATACCTCAGGAAAGCATGGATGACGGTGGAATTAACGAGATGCTGTTCCGTGGGCGTCCGATCTGGCACATTGTATGTATAGCAGCCATTGTTGCTGTGTGTGAGGAATTATTATTCCGTGGAGCCATCCAACATGCCATCGGTCCTTACTGGACAAGTATTTTATTTGCAGTTATCCATATTCGTTATTTGCGCCACTGGATTCCAACAGGCTGGGTGTTTGTCTCAAGTTATGGATTGGGTTGGATTTACTTGCAGTCCGGCACATTATGGGCGCCTATATTATGTCACTTTATTATTGATTTGGTGTCCGGATTAGCGATACGTTTTCGGAGGGGATCATGAATCAGCCATTAAGTAGAATGAAGACATATGGCAGTCAGCGCCATCGTCAATCGGATAAAAAAGAGAAATCCGAGCGTCAGGTGGCTTCTCAAGTAAGCATCGTTGCTGAAACGGCAGCAGCTGCTGAGGTTGGCGGAATCACACCAATTACTTCCGTTTCTTTACCTAGATCACAGCGCAAGCCCTATACAGAAAAACTGGAAAGTCCAGTACTTCCTCAAAGGGCACCATCACGCTCCAAAAAAACGCCAAATTCAACGGAAGAATCGATCCCCGAAGCGGGTTCGCTTCCTACACGGACAGAATTGCATCCTTCACGTCGGTTAAAATTGAGCAAGAGGTTTGTCAATTCACTCATTTTTATTTTTGTCATGTTAACGATTAGTCTGGTTTGGTGGGGGGTTGAAGGGGCACCCGCTCTGAATACGTTCCTTCCCTTGCCGTGGTAATGCTTTTACTCGCAGGTTTAATCATTTTGATGGGAGTTTTACTACTTTTTCATATGTGGCGTGAAGCCCATGTTCATCAAATGATTGAAGAAGAGGTTGAAGTGCCTCATCTGCCAACATCCTTTGACGGGGCTAAGATTTTGTATGTATCCGACACTCACAAGCGCAAGCTGAAGCAGAAGGATCTGGAGAACGTTAAAAACAAGGTGGACTGGGTTCTGATCGGCGGGGATGTTGCGGAAAAAGGAATCTCATGGTCTCTAGTTAGACATAACATGAAAATTTTATCGAACATTGCTCCTTCATTTACGGTGTATGGAAACCATGACAAGAGGGCTGGTACCGCTCAACTTGCGCGAATCCTTCGGGAATCGGACGTTAAGCTCCTGCAGGATAATGTGGAATATCTGCAAAGGGGCAATGACAGACTGAGCCTGATCGGCATAGACTATCGTTCCAAACAGGGCGATGTATTACTACAGCAGATCGGTAACCGTTTTTGCAAAATTGTTATCGTTCATGATCCTTTGCAGGCCCTTCGCTTGGAAGAAAATGCAGATCTTATTTTAAGCGGTCATACACATGGCGGACAATTGGTTGTACCATTTTTCGGACCTGTGTTCCTTGGAAAATCGTATCGTCCCGTATCGAACGGGTGGTACTCCCTGAAGCGAAGTCCGGAGGACATTCACCAAGAAGGCAAAATGCTTGTTAGCAGAGGATACGGTACAAATCATCTTCCTCTCCGACTAGGTTGTCCTGCGGAGATGCATATCATCACGTTAAGAGTGCCCGCAGAAAAAGAACTCACAGAGAAACAGCCTTGATCCATTGGATCAAGGCTGTTTTATTTTAATGCGCAAAATTACAATTTAACGAGCTTCCAATTCAATTGCACGCGGATCAACAAAGGAATAACCTTTCTTCTCGAGCTTGGTCAGCAACTCATCCAATGCTTCAACCGTCCAGGGCAACTCATGCATCAAAATATTGCTTCCGGGGTTTAACTGGTCCAGTACATTTTGGATGACTTTTTCCGGTTTGTCTTTGGTGCTTTTATCCCAATCGAGCGAACCATTAGACCAAGTCATATATAACATGCCATTTTTCTTCACAGCAGCCTTCAGTGCATCATTTCCCGACCCAAAAGGTGGACGGAAGAATTGCGGTTCCTCACCAATGGTATCCTTCACTATTTTTTGGACATCTGTAACCTGTTTTGCCGCCTCAGCGTTAGACATTTTTTTGAGATCCTCGTGATCCCAGGCATGATTGCCTACAATCTGACCCCGTTCATGTATGAGTTTGAGCAATTCCGGATGGCTTTTCACCCGGTAACCATTGACGAAAAATATCGCTTTAGCGTTATGTTTATCTAAAGTGTCGATTAGAGAAGTAATCATTTTTTCTTCTTTAGGTCCATCATCAAAAGTTAACAAGACCACTTTGTTTGGGCTCGCTTCATCGTTTGGTTTAATATAATAATTTTCATTCATATGATACGTTTTATCCACTTTCTCTTCTGTAGAAACCTTCTCCGAAGATTCAGGTTCTTCCTCTGTCGGAGTTGAATCTTCCGTGGAAGGCTCGGGCACACCAGTTTCGGGTTCTTCTGTTTCAGTTGGGTTAGAGTTACCTTGCTCTTCTTGAACCGTAGTAGTTGATTCGCCTGCTGGTGCGGAATTATCAGATGTTTTTTCTTCCGCTGTCCCACAAGCTGACAGCAGCAAACTTGCAGCAATTATCAATGCGGCGGTATGTCTAAACATGATTTCAACTCACTTTCCTGTATTTATACGGAATGAGATCGCTCACTACCGCAAACACTAAATATGATTTTAACACTTGAAGGAGGTTGGTGTAATGAAGACGTCATCCTTTTTTTGGGGCATTGTCATTGGTGTTGCAGCCAGTTCATGGCTGTCCAAAGGCAAATTGCCCATGATGTCATCGGGTTCATCAAGAAATATGATGGATCAGGCAAAACATAAGATGATGGAAATGACTTTCCCGGGTATGGACGGGTTCACAAGCAAGCAAAATCAACATGGTGAATCCCACAAAAATCCGGCAGCAAAGACCGCAAGAGCAATCACACCGCAGGAAAAAGAAGCGAATATGAGCATGCTCAAAGATTTTATTCGCACCAATCCGGATGTGAAGCATGAAGTTGAGCAAATTTTAAGTCAAACAAACACAACAGTACCGGGTTTATAAACCAAAACCGCCAATTAGAATCATCCACAGTCTAGATTGGCTGTGGAATGATTCTTTTTTTGTCGATTTTACTTCGTGCATTTAGAGGTATAAAATGATAACATAACTACATAGATTTATTTTCAGCACATATTGTTTTGTGCTTCATAATCTGTTATAAGACTTGCTTATAAAGGGGAGATCCTGTATGAAAATAGAACGACTAAGTCACGATAAGATACGGATTT
The nucleotide sequence above comes from Paenibacillus sp. W2I17. Encoded proteins:
- a CDS encoding polysaccharide deacetylase family protein, which gives rise to MFRHTAALIIAASLLLSACGTAEEKTSDNSAPAGESTTTVQEEQGNSNPTETEEPETGVPEPSTEDSTPTEEEPESSEKVSTEEKVDKTYHMNENYYIKPNDEASPNKVVLLTFDDGPKEEKMITSLIDTLDKHNAKAIFFVNGYRVKSHPELLKLIHERGQIVGNHAWDHEDLKKMSNAEAAKQVTDVQKIVKDTIGEEPQFFRPPFGSGNDALKAAVKKNGMLYMTWSNGSLDWDKSTKDKPEKVIQNVLDQLNPGSNILMHELPWTVEALDELLTKLEKKGYSFVDPRAIELEAR
- a CDS encoding collagen-like repeat preface domain-containing protein, with protein sequence MSDDRKRVNIKAFLDGRSFRAGSPFIPITTRELEEFESILRSLAVAIPAAISQPTSASILSLQNALRQLLTFVNQSGFRAGVKAELQAVLELTIAGSEVVPVPLINLAGNLQNLLDDLLSVTLLLEVPPAEKDKLVGLIRSISISLSRATTTLGTGGITGPAGPQGVPGVPGVPGVPGVPGVKGATGTPGGIGPVGPVGPVGPQGPAGAPGVGLNNITAYDPALGPTYAQGQVVSYDGSLYVANVNGPLGTPGSSPDYTLLLSGGTTGVTGATGAGLTGAVAFNPALAPSYPAGQVITYNGSTYITSVAGPLGTPGSSSDYTLIAAAGATGVTGATGAGLSGIVPFDPALAPTYPAGQIVTFGGSTYITNVASPTGTPGSSQDYTLLAGSGVTGATGATGIGLNGVVPFDPAVAPTYPAGQVVTFNGSTYITTVASPTGTPGTSPDYTLLAGAGPTGATGASGVTGATGVGLSGIVPFDPAVAPTYPSGQVVTFNGSTYITNVASPTGTPGTSPDYTLLAGAGATGVTGATGIGVTGSTGVTGATGLTGLTGATGITGSTGLSVTGSTGVTGGTGGTGATGETGATGVGLSGIVPFDPAIAPTYPAGQVVTFNGSTYIANVASPTGTPETSPDYTLLAGAGATGVTGATGIGVTGSTGATGVSGVTGATGVGLSGIVPFDPAVAPTYPAGQVVTFNGSTYIANVASPTGTPGTSPDYTLLAGAGATGVTGATGVGVTGSTGETGASGVTGATGVGLSGIVPFDPAVAPTYPAGQVVTFNGSTYIANVASPTGTPGASPDYTLLAGAGATGVTGATGVGVTGATGASGVTGATGVGLSGIVPFDPAVAPTYPAGQVVTFNGSTYIANVASPTGTPGTSPDYTLLAGAGATGVTGATGVGVTGASGVTGATGVGLSGIVPFDPAVAPTYPAGQVVTFNGSTYIANVASPTGTPGTSPDYTLIAGAGATGVTGATGVGVTGSTGATGVSGVTGATGLTGLTGATGITGATGLSVTGSTGATGGTGATGETGATGLAGLTGATGITGATGLSVTGSTGVTGGTGATGETGATGLVGLTGATGITGATGVSVTGSTGATGETGATGVTGLTGATGVGLTGSTGATGVTGETGATGITGATGVGLTGSTGVTGATGETGATGVTGAIGVGVTGSTGATGITGETGATGITGATGVGVTGSTGVTGVTGETGATGITGATGVGVTGSTGVTGATGETGATGITGATGVGVTGSTGATGATGETGTTGITGATGVGVTGSTGATGATGETGATGTTGATGSTGETGVTGETGATGITGATGVGITGSTGATGVTGETGATGITGATGFGITGSTGATGATGETGATGITGATGSTGATGVTGETGVTGITGATGVGVTGSTGSTGVTGATGTSVTSNSAFAENTNGTIVVILGGTLVPLPNNQNIGTGITVNGTNDTFTLTNAGRYYISYKINLTAALAIQSRVLLNGAVIPASVVSPVLSLSQLQSDFMVTVTAGSTIQLQLFGLVGAAVLSPPGATLNIIQLS
- the serA gene encoding phosphoglycerate dehydrogenase, which encodes MYKVLVSDPISDLGIQQLVDANDVVVEKKTGLSEDELVAIIGDYDALLVRSQTRVTDRIMTAGTNLKVIGRAGVGVDNIDLEAATQRGIIVINAPDGNTITTCEHTFAMMMALARHIPQAYAKTIQGTWDRKTFLGVELRNKTLGVLGMGRIGSEVAKRAKAFGMDILAYDPFLTEERAEKLQVKLASVDDIIRNADFMTVHTPLTPETRHMISRPQFEVMKKGMRIINCARGGVVDEMALVEAIDQGIVAGAAFDVFESEPPAADHPFLNHPSIIVTPHLGASTVEAQENVAIDVSEQVLHILRNEPFKNAVNMPAVAPTVMNKLQPYFKLGETLGSFAAQITQNAVQEIRIDYAGELSEVDTSPLTRYIVKGILARHLGGEANIVNSMHLAKIRDLNVVVSQTSATKGFTNLITVTLVTTQDAEERRVAGTLLAGYGERIVRLDKFPVDIAPESHQILISHNDKPGIIGRVGTLLGQNDVNIASMQVGRKIIGGAAIMILTVDKAVPKDVLVQLAALPEINTAVEIVLE
- a CDS encoding metallophosphoesterase, producing MGVLLLFHMWREAHVHQMIEEEVEVPHLPTSFDGAKILYVSDTHKRKLKQKDLENVKNKVDWVLIGGDVAEKGISWSLVRHNMKILSNIAPSFTVYGNHDKRAGTAQLARILRESDVKLLQDNVEYLQRGNDRLSLIGIDYRSKQGDVLLQQIGNRFCKIVIVHDPLQALRLEENADLILSGHTHGGQLVVPFFGPVFLGKSYRPVSNGWYSLKRSPEDIHQEGKMLVSRGYGTNHLPLRLGCPAEMHIITLRVPAEKELTEKQP
- a CDS encoding CPBP family intramembrane glutamic endopeptidase, translated to MKKFKFPKFKIQKAEPQQLTERLLLINLYFTQGLTLIIGVVWILLQKRNLLDVLAWPDNYQFIWWGLGLAGIMLVMDLVLSYVIPQESMDDGGINEMLFRGRPIWHIVCIAAIVAVCEELLFRGAIQHAIGPYWTSILFAVIHIRYLRHWIPTGWVFVSSYGLGWIYLQSGTLWAPILCHFIIDLVSGLAIRFRRGS